A stretch of DNA from Methanolinea mesophila:
ATCGGGACTGAAATATTTTAGAATTGCCTCTTTTTTGAGGAATGCAGCGATCCCGCCGGCAATGAAGAATGCCGGCACAAGGCAGGTCAGCACGTGCTGGCTAAGATAGGAATACAGGGTATCCCAGCCGGCAAGAAGCGAGCCGGTGAGGGGGTCAGTCATCCCGGGCAGGCCTCCTTCACCGGGACTCTCCCCACACCTTTCCGCGTATCCTTCATTCCATATTCCTCATCGCATATACCTCGTGCACCCCGGGTGTCCGGTGTGGGAGGGGTTCACTATTTCAACTATATTTGAAATATTCCGGTATAAACCTTATCACCCGGATGTATTTCCGTCCGGGGGCCGGCGTTATCATTCACCGGGCCGGGCCGGCAGTTTCAAAAAATGTTGTTTGAACCGGAATCCCTGCCTACCGCCCGGTTCCGGACTTGGGACGCGGGACCATATACACATTCTTCGTGACCAGGTAGCCTACCAGCGTGGCCACGATCACGACGAGGATGATCCCCCACTGGAAAAAGATGAGGATAAGGAGCGGGATCACCACGAATGGTGACTTGAGGATGCAGACGATCATTCCTGCCATGACCGCGGTGATGCCAACCGTCAGCGGGATGACGGGAAATACGAGGCTTATTGCCATCCCGAGGGTCCCACCGGCAAAAATCAGGGGAAAGATTGGGCCGCCTTTGAATATCGTGGCCATGCACCATGTACTCGCGAGGATCTTCGCCACCACCAGGAGAAACAACGTGGCCGCCCCGAGCGCAGCCCCCTCGATGAGTACCGTCTGGAATTCATACTGACCGGAGAAGAGGATCAGCGGAGCAGCAATACCCAGGAGGCCCAGCACAAGTCCGCCGAGAACTCCCCGGAGAACCGGTCTCCCGGCCAGGGGGGTCATCGCGCGGGAGAAGATACGGTAAGAATATACCAATGCGAGACCGGCGACACCCCCTATGAGACCAAGCACGGCGGCATAGAGGAGGTCGATCGGAATGAACTCCGCATAGGAAGGAACAGGATACAGCGCTCCGGACGTGGTCGCGGTCGCCCCCAGGAATACCCCGAACCCGACCAGGGCTCCGCTGATCCCGATCAGGCTCAGTATTCTGATATTTTTTGTCGTATCCTTCGTTTTATCACCGGACCAGGTCCCCACGCTCCCGCCCATATCGACGGCCGCCATCTCGGGTCCGAGGCTTGCGCCGAAGATCAGGGATAAGAATATCGCAAGCAGCCCCCCGGGGAGGTACTTTGGTTCGAACCTCCCCGACTCCCGGAACATGAACAGGGTCTGCTGGAGAAGCCCGACATGATCGCCAAAATGCCGGAGTGTCAGTCCGACCACAAGTCCCCCGAGGATCGTCATCGCCAGGATGAAGAACGGACTGTACCGGGTCCCCTGCCAGATGAATCCTGTCACTGTCGTCTGGGCGGCAAGGAATACCACCATTGCGCCTGTAGTGACCAGGAACAGGAGTAGTGCGACCACGAAAAACTTCCCCGAGGGCATGGGTCCGCGTAGGCGGGGAATTTTCATGAATCCCCCGCCATAGAGGAGGCGATCAGCGTACCTGCATAAACTCCCCGTCCGCCGTCCACCACGGGGGTTTTACCGGAACGCCTGAATGAAAGCCCCTGCATCAGTTTCGTCGTCATTCGATACTCCCGTGGGCCGAACATGCGAAGATCA
This window harbors:
- a CDS encoding chloride channel protein codes for the protein MKIPRLRGPMPSGKFFVVALLLFLVTTGAMVVFLAAQTTVTGFIWQGTRYSPFFILAMTILGGLVVGLTLRHFGDHVGLLQQTLFMFRESGRFEPKYLPGGLLAIFLSLIFGASLGPEMAAVDMGGSVGTWSGDKTKDTTKNIRILSLIGISGALVGFGVFLGATATTSGALYPVPSYAEFIPIDLLYAAVLGLIGGVAGLALVYSYRIFSRAMTPLAGRPVLRGVLGGLVLGLLGIAAPLILFSGQYEFQTVLIEGAALGAATLFLLVVAKILASTWCMATIFKGGPIFPLIFAGGTLGMAISLVFPVIPLTVGITAVMAGMIVCILKSPFVVIPLLILIFFQWGIILVVIVATLVGYLVTKNVYMVPRPKSGTGR